The window CGATCGTCACCTTGGCGCCGACCTTGAGGTCGCCCGTGACCTTCGTGCCGGCGGCCTTGACGATCTCCCACTTGTCCTTGCCCTTCTGGATCACGATGATGTCGCCCTTGATCTCGAGGACGGGGCCCGTCACCTGGTAGGTCTTCGGGCCGGCGGCGAAGGCCACCGAGGCGGCGAACAAGACGGCGATCGCGAGCAGCAGCGTGCGTTTCATCGGCAATCTCTCCTTGTCGTTTTTGTGGCGTTATCGGACGGTGATCATTCCCTCGATCTTCTTGTAGATCCCCTGCTTGATCCCCCGGACCTTCATGATGTCCTCGGGCTTCTGGTACGGCCGGCCGTCGATGATGGCCTGCGCCTTGACCGGGCCGATTCCCGGCAGCGCCTCGATCTGCTCCCTGGTCGCGCTGTTGATGTTGACGGGGCCTGCCGGCGCGGCGGCCTTGGCGGCTTTCCGGGCTTCGGCCGGAGCGGCCTTCGCGGCCTTGGCGGCGGAAGATTTCGCGGCGCCCGCCGCGGCCGGAAGCTGGGCGGCCGGCGTCCCGCCGACGGTGACCAGCGGGCGGATCTTCGCGAGCTTGGCCTTGCCGATTCCCTTGACCTTGGCGAGGTCGTCCACGGTCTTGTACGGCCGACCCTTGACGATGTCCTGGGCGACGGCCGGGCCGACGCCGGGGAGCGATTCGAGCGCCTTCTGGTCGGCCGAGTTGAGGTCGATCAGACCGGCGGCCAGGGCGCTCCCCGCCGCAAGTGCCAGGACCAGTCCCATGACGATTGCGATCAGCTTTCCCCTCCGCGATCCACACGCCTTGAACCGATTCTCCATCTCATGCCTCCTTCATCTCGGGAATGCCGCGCAGCGTTCTCAGCGCGTCTCTTTCAATGATAGTAGAATGCGATTATGCAGTATAAGGTTTTTAAATATATTTTACGGAGGGCGCGATGGGATTCCTGGATGACGTGGTCGGCAAGGTGTCGAGTGCGGTCGGCGGGAGCGGGGGCGAAAAGTCGACCCTGGTCGACGGAGTTCTTGGATTGCTCTCCGGCGGAGGATCGGGCGGCGGTCTGCAGGGGTTGGTCCAGTCGTTCAAGGAGAAAGGGCTTGGCGATATCGTATCGTCGTGGGTCGGCACGGGGCAGAACCTCCCGATCGACGCGGAGCAGCTGAAAAACGGGCTCGGGCCGGAGGTGATCGGGCAAGTGGCTGCCAAGGCGGGAATTTCGACCGACGACGCCACGGAAAAGCTGAAGGAGCTTCTGCCCTCCCTCGTGGACAAGCTGACCCCCGACGGGAAGGTTCCCGAGTCCGGGCTGCTGGCCCAGGGGCTCGACTTCCTCAAGAACAACCTGACGAAAGGCTGATCCCGGCGTCGGACACTGCCGATCCCCCGCAAGGCGTCGGATCGGCAGTGGAATATGCGTGCTAGAATCGCGTGTCCGCCGTTCGCGTGGTCACAGACTCTATCGAGGACGAACAGCATGCCGGTTTCCGCCGTATCCCGACTGCGTAATGCCCTCGTTCCGCTCCTTTGCGCCTTCCTCGCGCTCGCCGCCTCCTGTCGTCCGTCGTTCGCCCTCGAGCAGGTGACGCTTCAGCTCAAGTGGCTCCACCATTACCAGTTCGCCGGATATTACGCGGCGAAGGAAAAGGGATTCTACCGGGCCGCGGGGCTGGACGTCGCGATCCGCGAGGGCGGCCCGTACGTCGAGGTCGAAAAAGAAGTCAGCGACGGCCGGGCCGACTTCGGCATCGGTACGTCGGCGATCCTCCTGCATCTCGCCCACGGCGAGAAGTTGGTGGTGCTCGGGCAGATATTCCAGCATTCCCCCGCCATCTTCCTGACCCCCCGGAAAACCGGCATCCGCACCATCGCCGAAATGGCGGGCCGCAAGTTCATGTATTCGAACCAGCACGGCGACCTGATGGCGGTCCTGAAGAAGTACGGGCTCGACGAGCGCAAGATCGTCCAGATCCCGCATCACGGCGATGTGGCCGACCTGCTCGCCGGCAAGGCCGACGTGATGATCGCCTACGCGTTCAACGAGCCGTTCGTCTTCGAGCAGGCCGGAGAGCCGTACCTCCGTTTTTCTCCGCTCACCGAGGGCGTCGATTTCTACGGCGACAACTTCTTCACGACGCGGGACACGGTCGAGCATCGCCCCGAGCTCGTGAAGGCGTTCCGCGAAGCCACCCTCCGCGGGTGGAGCTACGCGATGACGCACAAGGAGGAGGTCGCCGACCTCATCCGCGCGAAGTATTCGAAGGCGAAGAGCCGGGAATGGCTCTTGTACGAAGCCAACCAGATGGAGGTGTTGATCCAGCCGACGCTGGTCGAGCTCGGGTACCAGAGCCCGAAGCGCTGGCGCGAGATCGCCGACACCCTTGCCGACCTCGGCATGGTCAGGCCCGGCTTCGATCCCACGCCCGTCATCTATGCTCCCGAACCGCACCGGGACTATCGTGCGCTGATCGGGACGGTCTTCGTGTCGAGCCTCATCATCCTCGTCCTGGCCGGATTGCTCCTGATCTTCCGGCGGCTCAATCGCCGTCTCTCCGCCGCCCACGAAGAGCTCGTCCGCAGCGCCGAGCAGCTGCGGGCGCTCTTCGACAGCGCGCAGGCCGGCATCCTCATGGTCGATCCAGAAGGGAAGATCTCGGTCGTCAACCAGCGGATGACCGAGCTGTTCGCCTGCCCCCAGGAGGCGCTGGTCGGCGCCTGGTATCCCGACCTGCTTTTTCCCGACCAGAAGGAGGAGGGCAAGGACCGGATACGCGAGATCCTTGCGGGGGAGACCGACCGGGTCAGCACCGAGCGGCATTACATCCGCAAGGACGGGAGCGATTTCTGGGGATTCATCTCCGTCCGTCGTCATAACGATTCGAGAGGCGGGGTCCTCGGGCTCGTCTGCCACATCACCGACATCACCGAGCTGAAGCGCGCCGAAGCCGAGCGGCAATTGCTCGACCGGCAGCTCCTGCATGCCCAGAGGCTCGAGAGCCTGGGCGTCCTCGCAGGCGGAATCGCCCACGACTTCAACAACCTCCTCGCCGGCATCCTGGGGAACATCTCTCTCGCCCGGATGTTCCTCGACCCCTCCCACAAGGCGTCGACGATCCTGACTGAGGCCGAGAAGGCGTCCCGCCGGGCGTCCGAGCTCGCCCTCCGCCTCCTGACGTTCGCGAAGGGGGGAGAGCCGATCAAGAAGGCCGTCGATGCGAAGCGGCTGGTGCGGGAATCCGCGTTGCTGGTCCTGAGCGGGTCCAATGTGAGGTGCGAATTCCACGTTCCCGACGACCTGCGCGCGATCGAGGCCGACGAGGGGCAGATCGGGCAGGTGTTCAACAACATCGTGCTGAACGGGGCCCAGGCGATGCCGGCCGGGGGGACGATCACCATCGACGCCGACAATCTCGCGGTCGACGGCCGGGGATCGCCGCCGCTTCCCGCGGGCGACTACGTCCGGTTCCGGATCAGCGACCAAGGGTGCGGCATCTCGCCCGAGAACCAGAAACGGATCTTCGACCCCTACTTCACGACCAAGGCCGGCGGGACCGGCCTCGGGCTGGCGTCGACCTGGTCGATCGTCGGCCGGCACGGCGGGAACCTCTCGGTCGCGTCGGAGCCCGGGTCCGGATCGACGTTCGAGATCGTCCTTCCCGCCAGCGACCGGGAACCGCCCGCCGTTCGGACGGAGATGCCGCTGCCGAGGCGCTCCGGGCCGCGCGGGCATTCCGTGCTCGTCATGGACGACGAGGCGATGATCCGGACGCTGGTCTCCGACATGCTGACGGAGCTCGGCTACTCCGTCTTGGCGTGCGGGGACGGGAACGAGGCGATTGCGTTGTGCAAGAAGGCGCTGGAAGCCGGGAATCCGTACTCCGCCGTCATCATGGACCTGACGATTCCGGGCGGGATCGGGGGGAAGGAAGCCGCGGAGCGGATCCTCGCCGATGACCCGGACGCCTGCCTGATCGTCTCCAGCGGGTATTCGAACGATCCCGTCATGGCCGATTATCCGAAGTACGGCTTCCGGGGCACGATGGCGAAGCCTTACGACATGACGCAGATCGAGCAGGTGCTGAGCGCGCTGATCGGCGGCGAGCAGCCATCCGATGGGAGGATTTCGACATGACCAAGACCAACGGCTTCGCGGCGCACGGGGCAACCGACCCGCTGGTTCCTTTCGCATTCGACCGGCGCGACCCGGGGACGAACGACGTCCAGATCGAGATCCTTTTCTGCGGCGTCTGCCACTCCGACCTGCACACCGTCAGAAACGAATGGCACGGGACGACCTATCCCGTCGTGCCCGGCCACGAGATCGTCGGCCGCGTCGTCAAGGTCGGCGCGGGCGTGACGCGGTTCAAGCCGGGCGACCTCGCCGGTGTGGGATGCATGGTCGATTCATGCCGCACCTGTCCCGACTGCCTCGACGGGCTCGAGCAATATTGCCGCAACGAGATCGTCTTCACCTACAACAGCCCCGACCGGCATTCGGGCGGGATGACCTACGGTGGCTACTCGGGCGGCATCGTCGTCGACGAGAAATTCGTCCTGCGGATCCCGGCAAAGCTCGATCTGCCCGCGGTCGCGCCGCTCTTGTGCGCCGGCATCACGACCTATTCACCGCTGCGCCACTGGAAGGTCGGGAAGGGCAGCACCGTCGGCGTGGTCGGCCTCGGCGGCCTCGGCCACATGGCCGTGAAGCTGTCCCACGCGTTCGGGGCCGAAACGGTGCTGTTCACGACTTCGGCGGGCAAGGCGGCCGATGCCAAGCGGCTGGGCGCCGACGAGGTGGTCATCTCGAAGGACGCCGAGGCGATGGGAAAGCAGGCCAACCGCTTCGATTTCATCATCAACTCGGTCGCCGCGCCGCACGATCTCGATCCGTACCTCGCCGCGCTCAAGCGCGACGGCACGATGTGCATGCTCGGCGCGCCCGCGCTGCCGCACCCGTCCCCGAACGTCGGCAACCTGATCTTCGGGCGTCGGCAGTTGGCGGGGTCTCTCATCGGGGGGATTCGCGAGACGCAGGAGATGCTCGATTTCTGCGGGGCGCACGGCATCGTCTGCGACATCGAGAAGATCCCGATCCAGAAGATCAACGAGGCGTACGAGCGGATGCTTCGGAGCGACGTGAAATACCGCTTCGTCATCGACATGGCGTCGCTGCCGAAACCCTGAGCGCCGGCATGGCGCACCTGCCCGGCGACCGGTACGACCAGGCACTCCAGGGGCACGTCCGGCCGCCCGGCTGGCCGGATCCCGAACCGGCGTGGCGGTACGATCTCGTGGTCGTCGGGGCCGGCACCGCCGGGCTTGTGACGGCTGCGGGCGCGGCGAGCCTCGGGGCGAGGGTCGCGCTGGTCGAACGAAACCTGATGGGCGGCGACTGCCTCAATTTCGGGTGCGTCCCCTCCAAGGGGATCCTTCGGGCGGCAAGAGCGGTCCACGACGCGCGGAACGCTTCGGAATTCGGCGTCGCGGGCGGCGAATGGCTCGTCTTCGATTTCCCTCGGGCGATGGAGCGGATGCGTCGGCTGCGGGCCGGGATCGGCGCGCACGATTCCGCGGCGCGGTTCCGGGATACGCTCGGGGTCGACGTCTTCATCGGGGAGGGCCGCTTCACCGGGCGGGACAGCCTTTCGGTTAACGGGAGGCGGCTCCGCTTCCGGAAAGCGGCGATCTGCACCGGCGCACGCGCCTCATTGCCTCCCGTGCCGGGGCTCGCCGAGGCGGGATGCCTGACCAACGAAACGGTCTTTTCCCTGACCGCGCTTCCGCCGCGCCTCCTGGTGATCGGCGCCGGTCCCGTCGGTTGCGAGATGGCGCAGGCGTTCGCGCGCTTCGGGAGCCGGGTGACGCTCGTGACGCGCGGGTCCGGTCTGTTGCCGCGGGAAGACCTCGACGCGACGCGCCTCCTGCACGATGTCTTCGTCCGCGAAGGGATCACGGTCTGCCTGGGCGCCACGACGGAAAGCGTCCGTCGGGACGGAAACGAGATCATCGCCGCGATCAGGACGGCGGGGGAGATGCAGGAAGTGCGGGTCGACGCGATCCTGGTCGGGACCGGGCGCCTCCCCAACGTCGAAGGGCTTGGCCTCGAGGCCGCCGGCGTCGACTTCGAGCCCGGCGTCGGCGTGAAGGTCGACGACCGGCTCCGAACGACGAACCCCGGCATCTTCGCCGCCGGCGACATCTGCTCCCGTTACAGGTTCACCCACGCCGCCGATGCCCAGGCGCGGATCCTCATCGCGAACGCCCTTTTTTTCGGCCGCCGGAAAGCCTCCGCCCTGACGATCCCCTGGTGCACCTACACCGATCCCGAGATCGCCCACGTCGGGATGATCGCGCGCGACGCGCAGGAAAAGGAATCGCAGGTGACCACGCTGACCGTGCCGCTGTCCGAGGTGGACCGCGCCGTCCTAGACGGAGAGGCCGAAGGCTTCGCCCGAATTCACCTGATAAAGGGGACCGACCGGATCCTGGGCGCCACGCTTGTCGCCGCCCACGCCGGCGAGATGATCGGCGAGATATCGCTGGCCATGACGAACGGGCTCGGGCTGTCCGCCATCGGCAAGACGATCCATCCGTATCCCACGCAGGCCGAGGCGGTCCGGAAGCTGGCCGACGCCTACGCCCGAAACCGGCTGACCCCGTTCGTGAAGCGCCTGTTCTCCGCATGGTTCGGGTGGCGAACGGGTTAACATGGATGCGGGAGGATCAAACATGGAGACCTATTACGATCCGGCCGACCTGGCGAAATTCGCGGAGATCGGGAAGGACGCCCCCGAGCTGTCGAAAAAGTTCTTCGACTATTACGGCGCCGTGTTCGCGGAAGGCGCATTGACCGAACGGGAAAAGGCGCTGATCGCCCTCGCGGTGGCCCACGCGGTGCAATGCCCCTATTGCATTGACGCCTACACACGCGCCTGCCTGGAAAAGGGCTCCAACCTCGCGGAGATGACGGAAGCGGTCCATGTGACCAATGCCATCCGCGGCGGCGCCTCGCTGGCGCACGGGATCCAGATGCGCAAGATCGCCGAAAAGATTTCCCTGTAGCGCGATGGCCGGAGCCGCATTCCGCAACGCCCTCGAAGGGCAGAGTCTGGTCTTGGCGCGCGGCGAGACCACGGCGCTGCAGGTCAACACCGGCTTCCTCTGCAACCTGTCCTGCCGCCACTGCCATCTGGAGGCCGGTCCCGGCCGGGCCGAAGTGATGCACCGGGACACGATGGATGCGGTCATCGCGGCCGCGCGGCGGTTTCCCTTCCGGGTGATCGATTTGACCGGCGGGTCGCTCGAGATGGTCCCGGACATCGCGTATCTCGTCTCGGCGCTGGCGCCCTTGACGCCGCGGCTGATCGTCCGCACCAACCTGGTCGGCCTGCACGATCTTGCGGATGACGGGCTCCTCGCCCTCTACCGGAAGGTGGGCGCCGTCGTTACGGCTTCCCTCCCGGCGACGAATGCGGGGCAGACCGAGGCGCAGCGGGGCAACGGCGTCTGGGGCAAGTGCCTCGCCATGCTCCGGCGGCTCAACGAAGCGGGATACGGGAGGGCGGGAAGCGGACTCGAGCTCGACCTGGTCGCGAACCCGCCCGGGGCTTATCTCCCTGCCGGACAGGCCGAGACGGAAAGGCGCTTTCGGCAGGAGCTGGCGGGGAAGCACGGGATCACGTTCGACCGGCTGTTTACCTTCGCGAACGTTCCCATGGGGCGCTACCGGCGCTGGCTCGAAACCTCCGGCAACTCGGAGGCCTACCTGCGGCTGCTGGCGGAACGGTTCAACCCGGCGACGATCCCGGGGCTCATGTGCCGCACGCAGCTTTCGGTGGACTGGGAAGGGCGGCTGTGGGACTGCGATTTCAATCTCGCGGCGGGATTGCCGCACGGGGCGCGCCGGACGCACATCTCCGAGTTGACCGAGCTTCCCCCGCCGGGGACGCCGATCCGGGTCGGCGACCACTGCTTCGCCTGCACCGCGGGATCGGGCTTCACCTGCGGAGGCGCCATCGCGCCACGGACAGGGGCGTCCCACATCGCCGAAACCACGAAATAGGGGTTCTCACTCCCATCCGCCGCCCAGCGCCTTGTAGAGTCGGACGAGATCGGTTGTGATCGTCCCCTCGCTCTGCACGCGCTGGTCGCGAAGGGCGAGGAGCGACCGCTCGGAATCCAGCACCGTCGTGAAATCGGTCATCCCCGCCGCGTACTTGTCCTGGGCGAGCTGCGCCGCCTTTTCAGCAGCGGAGACGGACCGCCCGAGAGCGTCGCGGCGCGCCTTTTCCTCCGAATAATCCGACATCGCATCCTGCACTTCCTTCAAGGCGTCCAGCACGGTCGCGCGCCAGGCGATCAGCGCCTGCTCCAGCCGGGCGTCCTGCGCCGCGATGTTGCTCCGGACCGCCCCCCCGTCGAACAGCGCCCACGAGACGCCGGGACCCGCGCCGGCGGAGGCCAACGCAGGGGAAAGCAGCGAAACGCCCGAAAAGGATATCGCTCCGCTCAGTGCGAACTTGGGATACAAGTCGGCCGTCGCCACGCCGACCCGCGCGGTCTGGGCTGCCAGATCGGCTTCCGCTTTCCGGATATCGGGCCTCCGGCGCAGCAGGTCGGCCGGAACGCCGAGCGCCACCGTCAGCGGCACGGCGGGAACGGGGCCGCTCTCCCTGAGCGTTTTATGGAGGGTGCCCGGGTTCTCCCCGGTCAGCACCGCGAGGGCGTTCATCGCCGTCTCGATCCCGGACCGGAGCGACGGGATCTGCGACCGGCTGCTTTCCAGGTTGGTGCGCGCCTGCTCGAGCGCCAGCTCGTCGGTCAGCCCCGCCTCGACGCGCGACTGCACGAGCCCCAGCGTTTCCTCCTGCATCTTGAGCGTGTCTTCGGCGGACGTCAGGCGCGCCTGGTCGACGCGGAGCT is drawn from Candidatus Deferrimicrobiaceae bacterium and contains these coding sequences:
- a CDS encoding helix-hairpin-helix domain-containing protein — encoded protein: MENRFKACGSRRGKLIAIVMGLVLALAAGSALAAGLIDLNSADQKALESLPGVGPAVAQDIVKGRPYKTVDDLAKVKGIGKAKLAKIRPLVTVGGTPAAQLPAAAGAAKSSAAKAAKAAPAEARKAAKAAAPAGPVNINSATREQIEALPGIGPVKAQAIIDGRPYQKPEDIMKVRGIKQGIYKKIEGMITVR
- a CDS encoding YidB family protein, whose product is MGFLDDVVGKVSSAVGGSGGEKSTLVDGVLGLLSGGGSGGGLQGLVQSFKEKGLGDIVSSWVGTGQNLPIDAEQLKNGLGPEVIGQVAAKAGISTDDATEKLKELLPSLVDKLTPDGKVPESGLLAQGLDFLKNNLTKG
- the arsS gene encoding arsenosugar biosynthesis radical SAM (seleno)protein ArsS (Some members of this family are selenoproteins.); this translates as MAGAAFRNALEGQSLVLARGETTALQVNTGFLCNLSCRHCHLEAGPGRAEVMHRDTMDAVIAAARRFPFRVIDLTGGSLEMVPDIAYLVSALAPLTPRLIVRTNLVGLHDLADDGLLALYRKVGAVVTASLPATNAGQTEAQRGNGVWGKCLAMLRRLNEAGYGRAGSGLELDLVANPPGAYLPAGQAETERRFRQELAGKHGITFDRLFTFANVPMGRYRRWLETSGNSEAYLRLLAERFNPATIPGLMCRTQLSVDWEGRLWDCDFNLAAGLPHGARRTHISELTELPPPGTPIRVGDHCFACTAGSGFTCGGAIAPRTGASHIAETTK
- a CDS encoding arsenosugar biosynthesis-associated peroxidase-like protein; the protein is METYYDPADLAKFAEIGKDAPELSKKFFDYYGAVFAEGALTEREKALIALAVAHAVQCPYCIDAYTRACLEKGSNLAEMTEAVHVTNAIRGGASLAHGIQMRKIAEKISL
- a CDS encoding NAD(P)-dependent alcohol dehydrogenase, producing MTKTNGFAAHGATDPLVPFAFDRRDPGTNDVQIEILFCGVCHSDLHTVRNEWHGTTYPVVPGHEIVGRVVKVGAGVTRFKPGDLAGVGCMVDSCRTCPDCLDGLEQYCRNEIVFTYNSPDRHSGGMTYGGYSGGIVVDEKFVLRIPAKLDLPAVAPLLCAGITTYSPLRHWKVGKGSTVGVVGLGGLGHMAVKLSHAFGAETVLFTTSAGKAADAKRLGADEVVISKDAEAMGKQANRFDFIINSVAAPHDLDPYLAALKRDGTMCMLGAPALPHPSPNVGNLIFGRRQLAGSLIGGIRETQEMLDFCGAHGIVCDIEKIPIQKINEAYERMLRSDVKYRFVIDMASLPKP
- a CDS encoding ABC transporter substrate-binding protein, encoding MPVSAVSRLRNALVPLLCAFLALAASCRPSFALEQVTLQLKWLHHYQFAGYYAAKEKGFYRAAGLDVAIREGGPYVEVEKEVSDGRADFGIGTSAILLHLAHGEKLVVLGQIFQHSPAIFLTPRKTGIRTIAEMAGRKFMYSNQHGDLMAVLKKYGLDERKIVQIPHHGDVADLLAGKADVMIAYAFNEPFVFEQAGEPYLRFSPLTEGVDFYGDNFFTTRDTVEHRPELVKAFREATLRGWSYAMTHKEEVADLIRAKYSKAKSREWLLYEANQMEVLIQPTLVELGYQSPKRWREIADTLADLGMVRPGFDPTPVIYAPEPHRDYRALIGTVFVSSLIILVLAGLLLIFRRLNRRLSAAHEELVRSAEQLRALFDSAQAGILMVDPEGKISVVNQRMTELFACPQEALVGAWYPDLLFPDQKEEGKDRIREILAGETDRVSTERHYIRKDGSDFWGFISVRRHNDSRGGVLGLVCHITDITELKRAEAERQLLDRQLLHAQRLESLGVLAGGIAHDFNNLLAGILGNISLARMFLDPSHKASTILTEAEKASRRASELALRLLTFAKGGEPIKKAVDAKRLVRESALLVLSGSNVRCEFHVPDDLRAIEADEGQIGQVFNNIVLNGAQAMPAGGTITIDADNLAVDGRGSPPLPAGDYVRFRISDQGCGISPENQKRIFDPYFTTKAGGTGLGLASTWSIVGRHGGNLSVASEPGSGSTFEIVLPASDREPPAVRTEMPLPRRSGPRGHSVLVMDDEAMIRTLVSDMLTELGYSVLACGDGNEAIALCKKALEAGNPYSAVIMDLTIPGGIGGKEAAERILADDPDACLIVSSGYSNDPVMADYPKYGFRGTMAKPYDMTQIEQVLSALIGGEQPSDGRIST
- a CDS encoding efflux transporter outer membrane subunit, with protein sequence MKTTRVIATLLLGLSLAGCATVGPNFRKPEVVTPVQWHGSPPAGVSPEAADPKVLARWWKTLDDPLLDRLVERGLDNALTLKTARAQVREARAKRQGSVAGLSPTLDASASATRNATHAKGIGWNSTGLFSGGFDARWEIDLFGGTRRAIEAADADLAAGGENLNDVRVTLLAEIASTYVQLRVDQARLTSAEDTLKMQEETLGLVQSRVEAGLTDELALEQARTNLESSRSQIPSLRSGIETAMNALAVLTGENPGTLHKTLRESGPVPAVPLTVALGVPADLLRRRPDIRKAEADLAAQTARVGVATADLYPKFALSGAISFSGVSLLSPALASAGAGPGVSWALFDGGAVRSNIAAQDARLEQALIAWRATVLDALKEVQDAMSDYSEEKARRDALGRSVSAAEKAAQLAQDKYAAGMTDFTTVLDSERSLLALRDQRVQSEGTITTDLVRLYKALGGGWE
- a CDS encoding mercuric reductase, with amino-acid sequence MAHLPGDRYDQALQGHVRPPGWPDPEPAWRYDLVVVGAGTAGLVTAAGAASLGARVALVERNLMGGDCLNFGCVPSKGILRAARAVHDARNASEFGVAGGEWLVFDFPRAMERMRRLRAGIGAHDSAARFRDTLGVDVFIGEGRFTGRDSLSVNGRRLRFRKAAICTGARASLPPVPGLAEAGCLTNETVFSLTALPPRLLVIGAGPVGCEMAQAFARFGSRVTLVTRGSGLLPREDLDATRLLHDVFVREGITVCLGATTESVRRDGNEIIAAIRTAGEMQEVRVDAILVGTGRLPNVEGLGLEAAGVDFEPGVGVKVDDRLRTTNPGIFAAGDICSRYRFTHAADAQARILIANALFFGRRKASALTIPWCTYTDPEIAHVGMIARDAQEKESQVTTLTVPLSEVDRAVLDGEAEGFARIHLIKGTDRILGATLVAAHAGEMIGEISLAMTNGLGLSAIGKTIHPYPTQAEAVRKLADAYARNRLTPFVKRLFSAWFGWRTG